One segment of Hirundo rustica isolate bHirRus1 chromosome 21, bHirRus1.pri.v3, whole genome shotgun sequence DNA contains the following:
- the VBP1 gene encoding prefoldin subunit 3 isoform X4 — translation MMSGQSITDRITAAQHSVTGSAVAKAVCKATTHEVMGPKKKHLDYLIQCTNEMNVNIPQLADTLFERTANSSWVVVFKALITTHHLMMYGNERFIQYLASRNTLFNLNNYLDKSAMQGYDMSTFIRRYSRYLNEKALSYRLVAVDFTKMKRGIDGVMRTMNPEKLLKTLPIIQNQLDALLDFDANPNELTNGVINAAFMLLFKDSIRLFAAYNEGIINLLERYFDMKKNQCKEGLDIYKKFLARMTKLSEFLKVAEQVGIDQGDIPDLTQAPSSLLEALEQHLASVEGKKTKEVSAASRASALSSAVSTLASTGMSFSRMDEKEKQQALEEEQVRLQALKEQRLREISVVSNSTSTSASPSTLSGKSVNTTVAVDLFAAPAPTTNSMPNLSSDLFDLQPAFVPTVQSTPAISTSASSAWGGFPLHSASPSTTSSTINVDFDAVFGGKSTAPEYRTASDDVLQPTVPPQNQRATGASQQSGKILANDLDSSLANLVGNLGFGGTPSKKSDMQWSQPTEKKLTGGTNWQAKTSTSTTWNPTPLPTIPHMVPAPITYPLTTPQVPVYGMVPPQVGAAPLMAPHSMMYTQPGLRPTNPFAPVSETQIQFM, via the exons aTCTAATACAGTGCACAAATGAAATGAATGTGAATATTCCACAGTTGGCAGATACACTCTTTGAGAGAACTGCAAACAGTAGCTGGGTTGTAGTGTTCAAAGCTCTAATTACAACACACCACCTCATGATGTATGGAAATGAG CGCTTTATCCAGTATCTTGCATCCCGGAACACTTTGTTCAACTTAAATAACTACCTGGACAAAAGTGCCATGCAGG GCTATGATATGTCTACCTTCATTAGGCGATACAGCAGATACTTGAATGAAAAAGCACTTTCCTATAGACTTGTAGCAGTTGACTTCACCAAAATGAAAAGAGG GATAGATGGAGTGATGAGAACTATGAATCCTGAAAAGCTTCTGAAAACCCTTCCAATCATACAGAACCAGCTGGATGCACTCCTTGATTTCGAT GCAAATCCAAATGAACTAACAAATGGTGTTATAAATGCTGCCTTTATGCTCCTCTTTAAAGATTCCATTAGACTTTTTGCAGCATACAATGAGGGGATTATTAATCTTTTAG AAAGATATTTTGATATGAAGAAGAACCAGTGCAAAGAAGGCTTGGATATTTACAAAAAATTTCTAGCCAGAATGACCAAATTGTCAGAGTTCCTCAAAGTAGCAGAG CAAGTTGGAATTGATCAGGGTGACATTCCAGATCTTACTCAG gCACCCAGCAGCTTGCtcgaggcactggaacagcatTTGGCTTCTgtggagggaaagaaaacaaaggaagtctctgctgccagcag agCCAGTGCCCTATCCAGTGCCGTTTCCACACTTGCCAGTACAGGGATGTCATTCAGCCGGAtggatgagaaagaaaagcagcaggcgTTGGAGGAAGAGCAAGTTAGACTGCAGGCACTTAAG GAGCAGCGATTAAGAGAAATCTCTGTGGTATCAAATTCCACTTCCACATCAGCATCCCCAAGCACTTTATCAGGAAAAAGTGTGAATACCACTGTAGCTGTTGACCTCTTTGCTGCACCAGCACCCACAACAAATAG CATGCCCAACCTTTCTAGTGATCTTTTTGATCTTCAGCCTGCGTTTGTTCCAACTGTGCAAAGTACTCCAGCTATATCAACATCAGCAAGCAGTGCTTGGGGAG gttttcctcTTCATTCAGCTTCTCCGAGTACCACCTCTTCAACAATTAATGTGGACTTTGATGCTGTTTTTGGAGGAAAATCCACAGCACCAGAGTACAGGACTGCAAGTG ATGATGTGTTGCAACCCACAGTACCACCACAAAATCAAAGAGCCACTGGAGCCAGCCAGCAAAGTGGAAAAATTCTGGCCAATGACCTCGACTCTTCACTTGCTAATCTAGTAGGAA ATCTTGGGTTTGGAGGAACTCCATCCAAAAA ATCAGATATGCAGTGGTCTCAGCCTACGGAGAAAAAACTGACTGGTGGAACAAACTGGCAAGCAAAAACAAGCACATCAACCACGTGGAACCCAACTCCCTTACCCACTATTCCACACATG GTACCTGCTCCTATCACATACCCATTGACCACACCTCAAGTGCCTGTATATGGAATG GTACCTCCTCAGGTTGGAGCTGCTCCTTTGATGGCACCCCATTCAATGATGTACACACAGCCTGGTCTAAGGCCAACAAATCCCTTTGCACCTGTTTCTGAAACTCAG ATACAGTTTATGTAG
- the VBP1 gene encoding prefoldin subunit 3 isoform X3 produces MMSGQSITDRITAAQHSVTGSAVAKAVCKATTHEVMGPKKKHLDYLIQCTNEMNVNIPQLADTLFERTANSSWVVVFKALITTHHLMMYGNERFIQYLASRNTLFNLNNYLDKSAMQGYDMSTFIRRYSRYLNEKALSYRLVAVDFTKMKRGIDGVMRTMNPEKLLKTLPIIQNQLDALLDFDANPNELTNGVINAAFMLLFKDSIRLFAAYNEGIINLLERYFDMKKNQCKEGLDIYKKFLARMTKLSEFLKVAEQVGIDQGDIPDLTQAPSSLLEALEQHLASVEGKKTKEVSAASRASALSSAVSTLASTGMSFSRMDEKEKQQALEEEQVRLQALKEQRLREISVVSNSTSTSASPSTLSGKSVNTTVAVDLFAAPAPTTNSMPNLSSDLFDLQPAFVPTVQSTPAISTSASSAWGGFPLHSASPSTTSSTINVDFDAVFGGKSTAPEYRTASDDVLQPTVPPQNQRATGASQQSGKILANDLDSSLANLVGNLGFGGTPSKKSDMQWSQPTEKKLTGGTNWQAKTSTSTTWNPTPLPTIPHMNGVHYPGYVPAPITYPLTTPQVPVYGMVPPQVGAAPLMAPHSMMYTQPGLRPTNPFAPVSETQIQFM; encoded by the exons aTCTAATACAGTGCACAAATGAAATGAATGTGAATATTCCACAGTTGGCAGATACACTCTTTGAGAGAACTGCAAACAGTAGCTGGGTTGTAGTGTTCAAAGCTCTAATTACAACACACCACCTCATGATGTATGGAAATGAG CGCTTTATCCAGTATCTTGCATCCCGGAACACTTTGTTCAACTTAAATAACTACCTGGACAAAAGTGCCATGCAGG GCTATGATATGTCTACCTTCATTAGGCGATACAGCAGATACTTGAATGAAAAAGCACTTTCCTATAGACTTGTAGCAGTTGACTTCACCAAAATGAAAAGAGG GATAGATGGAGTGATGAGAACTATGAATCCTGAAAAGCTTCTGAAAACCCTTCCAATCATACAGAACCAGCTGGATGCACTCCTTGATTTCGAT GCAAATCCAAATGAACTAACAAATGGTGTTATAAATGCTGCCTTTATGCTCCTCTTTAAAGATTCCATTAGACTTTTTGCAGCATACAATGAGGGGATTATTAATCTTTTAG AAAGATATTTTGATATGAAGAAGAACCAGTGCAAAGAAGGCTTGGATATTTACAAAAAATTTCTAGCCAGAATGACCAAATTGTCAGAGTTCCTCAAAGTAGCAGAG CAAGTTGGAATTGATCAGGGTGACATTCCAGATCTTACTCAG gCACCCAGCAGCTTGCtcgaggcactggaacagcatTTGGCTTCTgtggagggaaagaaaacaaaggaagtctctgctgccagcag agCCAGTGCCCTATCCAGTGCCGTTTCCACACTTGCCAGTACAGGGATGTCATTCAGCCGGAtggatgagaaagaaaagcagcaggcgTTGGAGGAAGAGCAAGTTAGACTGCAGGCACTTAAG GAGCAGCGATTAAGAGAAATCTCTGTGGTATCAAATTCCACTTCCACATCAGCATCCCCAAGCACTTTATCAGGAAAAAGTGTGAATACCACTGTAGCTGTTGACCTCTTTGCTGCACCAGCACCCACAACAAATAG CATGCCCAACCTTTCTAGTGATCTTTTTGATCTTCAGCCTGCGTTTGTTCCAACTGTGCAAAGTACTCCAGCTATATCAACATCAGCAAGCAGTGCTTGGGGAG gttttcctcTTCATTCAGCTTCTCCGAGTACCACCTCTTCAACAATTAATGTGGACTTTGATGCTGTTTTTGGAGGAAAATCCACAGCACCAGAGTACAGGACTGCAAGTG ATGATGTGTTGCAACCCACAGTACCACCACAAAATCAAAGAGCCACTGGAGCCAGCCAGCAAAGTGGAAAAATTCTGGCCAATGACCTCGACTCTTCACTTGCTAATCTAGTAGGAA ATCTTGGGTTTGGAGGAACTCCATCCAAAAA ATCAGATATGCAGTGGTCTCAGCCTACGGAGAAAAAACTGACTGGTGGAACAAACTGGCAAGCAAAAACAAGCACATCAACCACGTGGAACCCAACTCCCTTACCCACTATTCCACACATG AATGGAGTACACTATCCTGGATAT GTACCTGCTCCTATCACATACCCATTGACCACACCTCAAGTGCCTGTATATGGAATG GTACCTCCTCAGGTTGGAGCTGCTCCTTTGATGGCACCCCATTCAATGATGTACACACAGCCTGGTCTAAGGCCAACAAATCCCTTTGCACCTGTTTCTGAAACTCAG ATACAGTTTATGTAG
- the VBP1 gene encoding prefoldin subunit 3 isoform X2 — translation MMSGQSITDRITAAQHSVTGSAVAKAVCKATTHEVMGPKKKHLDYLIQCTNEMNVNIPQLADTLFERTANSSWVVVFKALITTHHLMMYGNERFIQYLASRNTLFNLNNYLDKSAMQGYDMSTFIRRYSRYLNEKALSYRLVAVDFTKMKRGIDGVMRTMNPEKLLKTLPIIQNQLDALLDFDANPNELTNGVINAAFMLLFKDSIRLFAAYNEGIINLLERYFDMKKNQCKEGLDIYKKFLARMTKLSEFLKVAEQVGIDQGDIPDLTQAPSSLLEALEQHLASVEGKKTKEVSAASRASALSSAVSTLASTGMSFSRMDEKEKQQALEEEQVRLQALKEQRLREISVVSNSTSTSASPSTLSGKSVNTTVAVDLFAAPAPTTNSMPNLSSDLFDLQPAFVPTVQSTPAISTSASSAWGGPFSSSNGCVGSPPHLDIFDMKPVEEAVKSATPFINSSFSSKQTVELFSDDFSGHKPTYASVYHPVTVDGFPLHSASPSTTSSTINVDFDAVFGGKSTAPEYRTASDDVLQPTVPPQNQRATGASQQSGKILANDLDSSLANLVGNLGFGGTPSKKSDMQWSQPTEKKLTGGTNWQAKTSTSTTWNPTPLPTIPHMVPAPITYPLTTPQVPVYGMVPPQVGAAPLMAPHSMMYTQPGLRPTNPFAPVSETQIQFM, via the exons aTCTAATACAGTGCACAAATGAAATGAATGTGAATATTCCACAGTTGGCAGATACACTCTTTGAGAGAACTGCAAACAGTAGCTGGGTTGTAGTGTTCAAAGCTCTAATTACAACACACCACCTCATGATGTATGGAAATGAG CGCTTTATCCAGTATCTTGCATCCCGGAACACTTTGTTCAACTTAAATAACTACCTGGACAAAAGTGCCATGCAGG GCTATGATATGTCTACCTTCATTAGGCGATACAGCAGATACTTGAATGAAAAAGCACTTTCCTATAGACTTGTAGCAGTTGACTTCACCAAAATGAAAAGAGG GATAGATGGAGTGATGAGAACTATGAATCCTGAAAAGCTTCTGAAAACCCTTCCAATCATACAGAACCAGCTGGATGCACTCCTTGATTTCGAT GCAAATCCAAATGAACTAACAAATGGTGTTATAAATGCTGCCTTTATGCTCCTCTTTAAAGATTCCATTAGACTTTTTGCAGCATACAATGAGGGGATTATTAATCTTTTAG AAAGATATTTTGATATGAAGAAGAACCAGTGCAAAGAAGGCTTGGATATTTACAAAAAATTTCTAGCCAGAATGACCAAATTGTCAGAGTTCCTCAAAGTAGCAGAG CAAGTTGGAATTGATCAGGGTGACATTCCAGATCTTACTCAG gCACCCAGCAGCTTGCtcgaggcactggaacagcatTTGGCTTCTgtggagggaaagaaaacaaaggaagtctctgctgccagcag agCCAGTGCCCTATCCAGTGCCGTTTCCACACTTGCCAGTACAGGGATGTCATTCAGCCGGAtggatgagaaagaaaagcagcaggcgTTGGAGGAAGAGCAAGTTAGACTGCAGGCACTTAAG GAGCAGCGATTAAGAGAAATCTCTGTGGTATCAAATTCCACTTCCACATCAGCATCCCCAAGCACTTTATCAGGAAAAAGTGTGAATACCACTGTAGCTGTTGACCTCTTTGCTGCACCAGCACCCACAACAAATAG CATGCCCAACCTTTCTAGTGATCTTTTTGATCTTCAGCCTGCGTTTGTTCCAACTGTGCAAAGTACTCCAGCTATATCAACATCAGCAAGCAGTGCTTGGGGAG GTCCTTTCTCGTCTTCAAATGGTTGTGTTGGTTCTCCACCTCATCTGGACATCTTTGACATGAAGCCAGTTGAAGAAGCTGTAAAATCTGCCACCCCTTTCATcaattcttctttttcctccaaacaAACAGTGGAACTGTTTagtg ATGACTTTAGTGGTCATAAACCAACATATGCTTCTGTGTATCATCCTGTGACTGTTGATg gttttcctcTTCATTCAGCTTCTCCGAGTACCACCTCTTCAACAATTAATGTGGACTTTGATGCTGTTTTTGGAGGAAAATCCACAGCACCAGAGTACAGGACTGCAAGTG ATGATGTGTTGCAACCCACAGTACCACCACAAAATCAAAGAGCCACTGGAGCCAGCCAGCAAAGTGGAAAAATTCTGGCCAATGACCTCGACTCTTCACTTGCTAATCTAGTAGGAA ATCTTGGGTTTGGAGGAACTCCATCCAAAAA ATCAGATATGCAGTGGTCTCAGCCTACGGAGAAAAAACTGACTGGTGGAACAAACTGGCAAGCAAAAACAAGCACATCAACCACGTGGAACCCAACTCCCTTACCCACTATTCCACACATG GTACCTGCTCCTATCACATACCCATTGACCACACCTCAAGTGCCTGTATATGGAATG GTACCTCCTCAGGTTGGAGCTGCTCCTTTGATGGCACCCCATTCAATGATGTACACACAGCCTGGTCTAAGGCCAACAAATCCCTTTGCACCTGTTTCTGAAACTCAG ATACAGTTTATGTAG
- the VBP1 gene encoding prefoldin subunit 3 isoform X1 has translation MMSGQSITDRITAAQHSVTGSAVAKAVCKATTHEVMGPKKKHLDYLIQCTNEMNVNIPQLADTLFERTANSSWVVVFKALITTHHLMMYGNERFIQYLASRNTLFNLNNYLDKSAMQGYDMSTFIRRYSRYLNEKALSYRLVAVDFTKMKRGIDGVMRTMNPEKLLKTLPIIQNQLDALLDFDANPNELTNGVINAAFMLLFKDSIRLFAAYNEGIINLLERYFDMKKNQCKEGLDIYKKFLARMTKLSEFLKVAEQVGIDQGDIPDLTQAPSSLLEALEQHLASVEGKKTKEVSAASRASALSSAVSTLASTGMSFSRMDEKEKQQALEEEQVRLQALKEQRLREISVVSNSTSTSASPSTLSGKSVNTTVAVDLFAAPAPTTNSMPNLSSDLFDLQPAFVPTVQSTPAISTSASSAWGGPFSSSNGCVGSPPHLDIFDMKPVEEAVKSATPFINSSFSSKQTVELFSDDFSGHKPTYASVYHPVTVDGFPLHSASPSTTSSTINVDFDAVFGGKSTAPEYRTASDDVLQPTVPPQNQRATGASQQSGKILANDLDSSLANLVGNLGFGGTPSKKSDMQWSQPTEKKLTGGTNWQAKTSTSTTWNPTPLPTIPHMNGVHYPGYVPAPITYPLTTPQVPVYGMVPPQVGAAPLMAPHSMMYTQPGLRPTNPFAPVSETQIQFM, from the exons aTCTAATACAGTGCACAAATGAAATGAATGTGAATATTCCACAGTTGGCAGATACACTCTTTGAGAGAACTGCAAACAGTAGCTGGGTTGTAGTGTTCAAAGCTCTAATTACAACACACCACCTCATGATGTATGGAAATGAG CGCTTTATCCAGTATCTTGCATCCCGGAACACTTTGTTCAACTTAAATAACTACCTGGACAAAAGTGCCATGCAGG GCTATGATATGTCTACCTTCATTAGGCGATACAGCAGATACTTGAATGAAAAAGCACTTTCCTATAGACTTGTAGCAGTTGACTTCACCAAAATGAAAAGAGG GATAGATGGAGTGATGAGAACTATGAATCCTGAAAAGCTTCTGAAAACCCTTCCAATCATACAGAACCAGCTGGATGCACTCCTTGATTTCGAT GCAAATCCAAATGAACTAACAAATGGTGTTATAAATGCTGCCTTTATGCTCCTCTTTAAAGATTCCATTAGACTTTTTGCAGCATACAATGAGGGGATTATTAATCTTTTAG AAAGATATTTTGATATGAAGAAGAACCAGTGCAAAGAAGGCTTGGATATTTACAAAAAATTTCTAGCCAGAATGACCAAATTGTCAGAGTTCCTCAAAGTAGCAGAG CAAGTTGGAATTGATCAGGGTGACATTCCAGATCTTACTCAG gCACCCAGCAGCTTGCtcgaggcactggaacagcatTTGGCTTCTgtggagggaaagaaaacaaaggaagtctctgctgccagcag agCCAGTGCCCTATCCAGTGCCGTTTCCACACTTGCCAGTACAGGGATGTCATTCAGCCGGAtggatgagaaagaaaagcagcaggcgTTGGAGGAAGAGCAAGTTAGACTGCAGGCACTTAAG GAGCAGCGATTAAGAGAAATCTCTGTGGTATCAAATTCCACTTCCACATCAGCATCCCCAAGCACTTTATCAGGAAAAAGTGTGAATACCACTGTAGCTGTTGACCTCTTTGCTGCACCAGCACCCACAACAAATAG CATGCCCAACCTTTCTAGTGATCTTTTTGATCTTCAGCCTGCGTTTGTTCCAACTGTGCAAAGTACTCCAGCTATATCAACATCAGCAAGCAGTGCTTGGGGAG GTCCTTTCTCGTCTTCAAATGGTTGTGTTGGTTCTCCACCTCATCTGGACATCTTTGACATGAAGCCAGTTGAAGAAGCTGTAAAATCTGCCACCCCTTTCATcaattcttctttttcctccaaacaAACAGTGGAACTGTTTagtg ATGACTTTAGTGGTCATAAACCAACATATGCTTCTGTGTATCATCCTGTGACTGTTGATg gttttcctcTTCATTCAGCTTCTCCGAGTACCACCTCTTCAACAATTAATGTGGACTTTGATGCTGTTTTTGGAGGAAAATCCACAGCACCAGAGTACAGGACTGCAAGTG ATGATGTGTTGCAACCCACAGTACCACCACAAAATCAAAGAGCCACTGGAGCCAGCCAGCAAAGTGGAAAAATTCTGGCCAATGACCTCGACTCTTCACTTGCTAATCTAGTAGGAA ATCTTGGGTTTGGAGGAACTCCATCCAAAAA ATCAGATATGCAGTGGTCTCAGCCTACGGAGAAAAAACTGACTGGTGGAACAAACTGGCAAGCAAAAACAAGCACATCAACCACGTGGAACCCAACTCCCTTACCCACTATTCCACACATG AATGGAGTACACTATCCTGGATAT GTACCTGCTCCTATCACATACCCATTGACCACACCTCAAGTGCCTGTATATGGAATG GTACCTCCTCAGGTTGGAGCTGCTCCTTTGATGGCACCCCATTCAATGATGTACACACAGCCTGGTCTAAGGCCAACAAATCCCTTTGCACCTGTTTCTGAAACTCAG ATACAGTTTATGTAG